One region of Quercus lobata isolate SW786 chromosome 2, ValleyOak3.0 Primary Assembly, whole genome shotgun sequence genomic DNA includes:
- the LOC115976260 gene encoding PI-PLC X domain-containing protein At5g67130-like isoform X1, with product MDLRASLVLITASLLFSVAKACSNGDCKLLDPCSSDGDCQAGLYCFSCPLEFSGRRCVRSTTTNQFKLLNNTLPFNKYAFLTTHNAYAIEGEPSHTGVPRITFTNQEDNITQQLNNGVRSLMLDTYDFQGDVWLCHSYGGKCYDVTAFEPAIDTLKEIEAFLSANPTEIVTVILEDYVQAPKGLTKVFTDAGLIKYWFPLKNMPKNGQDWPLVSDMVANNQRLLVFTSIMSKEESEGIAYQWNYMVENQYGDGGMHAGNCPNRTESSPLDDRTKSLVLVNYFPTIPFKQIACEHNSANLINMLHTCFGAAGNRWANFVAVNFYKRSDGGGAFQALDTLNGELLCGCDDVHACVN from the exons ATGGATCTCCGGGCAAGTTTGGTTTTGATCACTGCTTCTCTACTCTTTAGTGTTGCTAAAGCTTGCTCCAATGGAGACTGCAAG CTACTTGACCCATGCTCGTCCGATGGAGATTGCCAAGCTGGGCTCTATTGTTTCTCTTGCCCTCTAGAATTTTCAGGCAGAAGATGTGTTAGATCAACCACTACAAACCAATTCAAGCTCCTG AATAATACACTTCCTTTCAATAAATATGCATTCTTGACAACCCACAATGCCTATGCTATTGAGGGAGAACCATCTCACACGGGAGTTCCTCGAATTACCTTTACAAATCAAGAAGACAACATCACTCAACAGCTAAAT AATGGAGTTCGCAGCTTGATGCTAGATACCTATGATTTTCAAGGAGATGTATGGTTGTGTCATTCTTATGGAGGAAAATGCTATGACGTTACTGCATTT GAACCAGCTATAGACACTCTGAAGGAAATAGAAGCCTTCTTATCAGCAAATCCAACAGAAATTGTCACAGTGATCTTAGAAGACTATGTTCAAGCCCCTAAAGGATTGACAAAGGTCTTCACCGATGCCGGGTTAATAAAATATTGGTTTCCTTTGAAAAACATGCCAAAAAATGGTCAAGATTGGCCACTAGTAAGTGACATGGTTGCCAACAACCAAAGGCTACTTGTATTCACTTCAATTATGTCCAAGGAAGAAAGTGAAGGCATTGCTTACCAGTGGAATTACATGGTTGAGAATCAGT ATGGTGATGGTGGAATGCATGCAGGAAATTGTCCCAATAGGACAGAATCATCACCGCTAGATGACAGAACCAAGTCTTTAGTTTTGGTGAATTATTTCCCAACTATTCCCTTCAAGCAAATTGCTTGTGAACATAACTCAGCGAATCTGATTAACATGCTCCATACTTGTTTTGGTGCCGCTGGCAACCGGTGGGCTAACTTTGTTGCTGTTAATTTTTACAAG AGAAGTGATGGAGGTGGAGCATTTCAAGCTTTGGACACTCTTAATGGAGAATTGTTGTGTGGTTGTGATGATGTCCATGCATGTGTG AATTGA
- the LOC115976260 gene encoding PI-PLC X domain-containing protein At5g67130-like isoform X2, producing the protein MDLRASLVLITASLLFSVAKACSNGDCKLLDPCSSDGDCQAGLYCFSCPLEFSGRRCVRSTTTNQFKLLNNTLPFNKYAFLTTHNAYAIEGEPSHTGVPRITFTNQEDNITQQLNEPAIDTLKEIEAFLSANPTEIVTVILEDYVQAPKGLTKVFTDAGLIKYWFPLKNMPKNGQDWPLVSDMVANNQRLLVFTSIMSKEESEGIAYQWNYMVENQYGDGGMHAGNCPNRTESSPLDDRTKSLVLVNYFPTIPFKQIACEHNSANLINMLHTCFGAAGNRWANFVAVNFYKRSDGGGAFQALDTLNGELLCGCDDVHACVN; encoded by the exons ATGGATCTCCGGGCAAGTTTGGTTTTGATCACTGCTTCTCTACTCTTTAGTGTTGCTAAAGCTTGCTCCAATGGAGACTGCAAG CTACTTGACCCATGCTCGTCCGATGGAGATTGCCAAGCTGGGCTCTATTGTTTCTCTTGCCCTCTAGAATTTTCAGGCAGAAGATGTGTTAGATCAACCACTACAAACCAATTCAAGCTCCTG AATAATACACTTCCTTTCAATAAATATGCATTCTTGACAACCCACAATGCCTATGCTATTGAGGGAGAACCATCTCACACGGGAGTTCCTCGAATTACCTTTACAAATCAAGAAGACAACATCACTCAACAGCTAAAT GAACCAGCTATAGACACTCTGAAGGAAATAGAAGCCTTCTTATCAGCAAATCCAACAGAAATTGTCACAGTGATCTTAGAAGACTATGTTCAAGCCCCTAAAGGATTGACAAAGGTCTTCACCGATGCCGGGTTAATAAAATATTGGTTTCCTTTGAAAAACATGCCAAAAAATGGTCAAGATTGGCCACTAGTAAGTGACATGGTTGCCAACAACCAAAGGCTACTTGTATTCACTTCAATTATGTCCAAGGAAGAAAGTGAAGGCATTGCTTACCAGTGGAATTACATGGTTGAGAATCAGT ATGGTGATGGTGGAATGCATGCAGGAAATTGTCCCAATAGGACAGAATCATCACCGCTAGATGACAGAACCAAGTCTTTAGTTTTGGTGAATTATTTCCCAACTATTCCCTTCAAGCAAATTGCTTGTGAACATAACTCAGCGAATCTGATTAACATGCTCCATACTTGTTTTGGTGCCGCTGGCAACCGGTGGGCTAACTTTGTTGCTGTTAATTTTTACAAG AGAAGTGATGGAGGTGGAGCATTTCAAGCTTTGGACACTCTTAATGGAGAATTGTTGTGTGGTTGTGATGATGTCCATGCATGTGTG AATTGA